Genomic window (Deltaproteobacteria bacterium):
GCCGCGCCACGCGCCGCTGGACCGTGATGGAGGTGTGCGGCGGCCAGACCCACGCGATCGTCGAGCACGGCCTCGACCAGCTCGTGGCACCCGCCGTCGAGCTGCTCCACGGCCCGGGCTGCCCCGTCTGCGTGACGCCGCTCGAGACGCTCGACCGTGCCGCCTCGATCGCCGAGGAGGCCGGCGCCATCGTGTGCAGCTTCGGCGACATGCTCCGCGTGCCGGGCTCGCGCGGGGACCTCTTCGCCGCGCGCGCACGGGGGGGCGACGTGCGCGTCGTGGCGACCCCGCTCGACGCCGCCCGGCTCGCCGAGCGCATCGCGCCGCAGCCGGTGGTCTTCCTGGCGGTGGGCTTCGAGACCACGGCGCCCGCGGCGGCGGCCGCCGCGCGCTGGGCGCTCGCGCGGGGTCTCGCCAACTTCTTCCTGCTCGTCGCGCACGTGCGCGTGCCGCCCGCGCTCGAGGCGATCGCGGCGGCGCCCGACGCCCGCGTCCATGCCTTCCTCGCCGCCGGCCACGTGTGCACGGTGATGGGCACCGCCGAGTACGAGTCGATCGCCGCTCGCCATCGCGTGCCGATCGTGGCGACCGGCTTCGAGCCGGTCGACATCCTCGAGGGACTGGCCCTCGCCGTGGCCCAGCTCGAGGACGGCGCGGCGCGGGTCGAGAACCAGTACCGGCGCGCGGTGCGCCCGGAGGGCAACCCCGCGGCGCGCGCGCTCGTCGACGAGGTCTTCGCGGTCGCCGACCGGCCCTGGCGCGGGATCGGCCTGGTGCCGCGCGGCGGGCTCGTGCTGCGCGACCGCTACCGCGCGCTCGATGCCGAGCAGGCCTTCCCGGCGTGCGCGGCGCGGGAGCCGGCGCGCGAGCCCGAGGCCTGCCGCGCGGCCGACGTCCTGCGCGGCGCGCTGCGCCCCCCCGCGTGCCCCGCGTTCGGGCGCGGCTGCACGCCCGAGCATCCGCTCGGCGCGCCGATGGTCTCGCCCGAGGGCGCCTGTGCCGCCTACTTCCGCTGGCGCGGCGCGGAGGAGGCCCCGTGAGTCCGCTCGAAGCATCGGGCGCGCGCGCCCTGGAGCATCCGCCATGAACGACCGACCCGACCTCACCGGCCTGCTCGCGCCGAGCTGCCCGGCGCCGGCGGCCGAGACCGGGCGCGTGACGCTGCCGCAC
Coding sequences:
- the hypD gene encoding hydrogenase formation protein HypD gives rise to the protein MRLVDEYRDPALAHALATAVVRRATRRWTVMEVCGGQTHAIVEHGLDQLVAPAVELLHGPGCPVCVTPLETLDRAASIAEEAGAIVCSFGDMLRVPGSRGDLFAARARGGDVRVVATPLDAARLAERIAPQPVVFLAVGFETTAPAAAAAARWALARGLANFFLLVAHVRVPPALEAIAAAPDARVHAFLAAGHVCTVMGTAEYESIAARHRVPIVATGFEPVDILEGLALAVAQLEDGAARVENQYRRAVRPEGNPAARALVDEVFAVADRPWRGIGLVPRGGLVLRDRYRALDAEQAFPACAAREPAREPEACRAADVLRGALRPPACPAFGRGCTPEHPLGAPMVSPEGACAAYFRWRGAEEAP